A window of Paremcibacter congregatus contains these coding sequences:
- a CDS encoding amidohydrolase family protein produces MSLTSLAPFRGIFIIKQTLLGFIMTVTLPLSVAMAAAPVSVDMIVHGRYVVTMDKTRPVIDNGAVAVRDGVIVAVDTAEKITAAYSAETYVAGDDRILMPGLVNGHTHTAMVLFRGMADDLALMPWLQNYIFPMEGEFVDPDFIETGMQLACMEMIKGGTTSFVDMYFYPDRGADVIEKCGLRAVMAAPSIDFPSPGFTGWDDSFAAAVKFVKERKSKSGRVIPAFAPHAPYTVSAEHLAEVAKVAKELDVPISFHLAEDRAELTQIKERYGSSPVLHVANQGMLDSKLIAAHVVHPTDEEIKLLADHKVGVIHNPTSNLKTAAGVAPIPQMVEAGVVLGLGTDGAASNNDLNMWEEIRLAALLHKGVQYDATLMPAEVVLDMATRGGAEAAQLGDLVGDLVVGKRADMIQVDITGAHMTPLYNVISHLVYAVNSNDVVTTIVDGHVLMQDRVLKTLDGEKVRAKANAIAAKITEALKKKAAAE; encoded by the coding sequence ATGTCTCTGACCTCTCTCGCCCCGTTCCGCGGCATTTTTATCATAAAGCAAACTCTGTTAGGTTTTATCATGACGGTAACTCTTCCCCTATCGGTCGCCATGGCGGCTGCGCCAGTCTCTGTCGATATGATTGTTCATGGTCGTTATGTGGTGACGATGGACAAGACGCGGCCGGTGATTGACAATGGGGCTGTTGCGGTCAGGGACGGGGTAATTGTCGCCGTAGATACGGCGGAAAAGATTACGGCGGCCTATTCGGCGGAAACTTATGTGGCGGGGGATGACCGGATATTGATGCCGGGGTTGGTCAACGGTCATACTCATACGGCGATGGTTCTTTTTCGCGGCATGGCGGATGATCTGGCGTTGATGCCGTGGTTGCAGAATTATATCTTCCCGATGGAAGGCGAATTTGTTGACCCGGACTTTATTGAAACGGGCATGCAGCTTGCCTGCATGGAAATGATCAAGGGCGGCACCACCTCTTTTGTCGACATGTATTTTTATCCGGACCGGGGGGCGGATGTTATCGAAAAATGCGGCTTGCGGGCAGTGATGGCGGCGCCTTCAATCGACTTCCCGAGCCCGGGCTTTACCGGCTGGGATGATTCCTTTGCAGCTGCGGTCAAGTTCGTCAAGGAACGCAAAAGTAAATCCGGGCGGGTGATCCCGGCGTTTGCACCGCATGCGCCTTATACGGTTTCTGCAGAACATTTGGCGGAAGTCGCCAAAGTGGCTAAAGAACTTGATGTGCCGATCAGTTTCCATCTGGCGGAAGATCGGGCGGAACTTACCCAGATTAAAGAAAGATATGGCAGCAGCCCGGTGCTGCATGTGGCCAATCAGGGGATGCTGGACAGCAAATTGATTGCCGCCCATGTTGTCCATCCAACCGATGAAGAAATTAAGCTGCTGGCGGATCATAAGGTCGGGGTGATCCATAACCCGACATCAAATCTGAAAACCGCCGCCGGTGTGGCGCCGATCCCGCAAATGGTCGAGGCAGGCGTTGTTTTGGGGCTGGGTACGGATGGCGCGGCGTCGAACAATGATCTGAACATGTGGGAAGAAATTCGTCTGGCGGCGCTGCTGCATAAAGGGGTGCAATATGACGCCACACTGATGCCGGCGGAGGTTGTGCTTGATATGGCGACCCGGGGCGGTGCGGAAGCGGCGCAACTGGGGGATCTGGTGGGTGATCTTGTGGTGGGCAAGAGGGCCGACATGATTCAGGTGGACATCACCGGAGCGCATATGACGCCGCTATATAATGTGATCTCTCATCTGGTCTATGCGGTGAACAGTAACGATGTGGTGACAACAATTGTCGACGGCCATGTCCTGATGCAGGACAGGGTGTTGAAAACCCTGGACGGGGAAAAGGTGCGGGCGAAAGCCAATGCTATCGCCGCTAAAATCACCGAAGCTCTGAAGAAAAAGGCCGCCGCGGAATAA
- a CDS encoding cytidine deaminase has protein sequence MSKDELIKAARAAKAHSYSPYSKFPVGAAVLLEDGQVFSGTNIENASYGLTCCAERVALFSARTASNSKVTGLAISIGRDEDQLAKESLVPCGACRQVMSEFMSPDTPVHVDGNRSFTLAELLPHSFVLPE, from the coding sequence ATGAGCAAAGACGAACTGATCAAAGCCGCCCGGGCGGCCAAAGCCCACAGCTATTCCCCCTATTCCAAATTTCCGGTTGGCGCTGCTGTGCTGTTGGAAGATGGTCAGGTCTTTTCGGGCACCAACATTGAAAATGCCAGCTATGGCCTGACCTGTTGTGCGGAACGGGTGGCCTTGTTTTCCGCCCGCACAGCAAGTAATTCCAAGGTAACCGGGCTCGCCATATCCATTGGTCGGGATGAAGACCAGTTGGCAAAAGAATCTCTGGTGCCCTGCGGCGCCTGCCGTCAGGTAATGTCAGAATTCATGAGCCCGGATACACCTGTGCATGTTGACGGAAACCGCAGTTTTACTTTGGCGGAACTCCTGCCCCATTCCTTCGTCCTGCCGGAATAG
- a CDS encoding DUF523 domain-containing protein has protein sequence MISSCLLGHKVRYDGGDKYMASPLLEKWQAEDRLVPVCPEMVGGLPAPRPAAEIRTGDGEDVLREQAQVFDAQGTDHTEAFIRGAERALTLARENGCQYAILTEYSPSCGSAQIYNGQFDGTRRQGKGVTAALLEQHGIQVYSSENFQDLQKELDI, from the coding sequence TTGATCAGTTCCTGTCTTCTCGGCCACAAGGTACGGTATGATGGCGGTGATAAATATATGGCCTCTCCCCTGTTGGAAAAATGGCAGGCGGAAGACCGTCTGGTGCCGGTATGCCCGGAAATGGTCGGGGGACTGCCCGCCCCGCGGCCCGCCGCTGAGATCAGGACTGGGGATGGCGAAGACGTCCTGCGTGAACAGGCCCAGGTCTTTGACGCGCAGGGAACGGATCATACCGAAGCCTTTATCCGCGGAGCGGAACGCGCCCTCACCCTGGCCCGGGAAAATGGATGCCAATATGCCATCCTCACCGAATACAGCCCCTCTTGTGGCTCAGCTCAGATTTACAACGGCCAGTTTGATGGCACAAGAAGACAAGGCAAAGGCGTAACCGCCGCCTTACTGGAACAGCACGGCATCCAGGTATACTCTTCAGAAAACTTTCAGGATTTACAGAAGGAACTGGACATATGA
- a CDS encoding thymidine kinase yields MAKLYFYYSSMNAGKSTTLLQSSFNYQERGMETMLFTALLDDRFGVGKVASRIGLEAEAHTFDDKTDIYQAVTNELKRRKLNCVLIDEAQFLTRDQVFQLASICDRIGIPVLTYGIRTDFQAELFEGSKHLLAIADELRELKTICKCGSKATMNLRTDDKGNVIKEGAQTEVGGNERYVVLCRKHFMELAFS; encoded by the coding sequence ATGGCCAAACTCTATTTTTATTATTCATCGATGAATGCGGGAAAATCAACTACTCTTTTGCAGTCGAGCTTCAACTATCAGGAGCGGGGCATGGAAACCATGCTGTTTACCGCCCTGCTGGATGATCGTTTCGGGGTGGGCAAGGTTGCCTCGCGCATCGGGCTTGAGGCCGAGGCGCATACGTTCGATGACAAGACTGATATCTATCAGGCGGTGACCAATGAACTGAAACGCCGCAAACTCAATTGTGTGTTGATTGACGAGGCGCAGTTTCTCACCAGGGATCAGGTATTTCAGCTGGCGTCCATTTGTGACCGGATCGGTATTCCGGTGCTGACCTATGGTATCCGCACTGATTTCCAGGCAGAATTGTTCGAAGGCAGCAAGCATCTTCTGGCCATCGCCGACGAACTGCGGGAGCTGAAAACCATCTGCAAATGCGGCAGCAAAGCCACCATGAATCTGCGCACCGACGATAAGGGAAATGTCATCAAGGAAGGCGCACAAACCGAGGTTGGCGGCAATGAACGCTACGTCGTGTTGTGCCGTAAACATTTTATGGAATTGGCCTTTAGCTAA
- a CDS encoding S1/P1 nuclease — MRKFLSLVMIFTLSGIPSALAYEKTGHRVVGELAERHLTDAARAGVKAILGNASLAEVANWADEMKSNPDDYWRKANVFHYINVPAGQTFENTPRNPEGDVLSAYEEFVATLKSKNATLAEKQHALKFLVHIVGDMHQPLHYGHAEDHGGNRVKVMWFEEVTDLHSTWDIHLVDKEKLSFTEWSNFLDKASPDEIVAYQSATPLDWVHEGLKLRDEVYQVGDRNFSWGYVYKYRPVIRQQLLKGGMRLAGTLNAIFAE; from the coding sequence ATGCGGAAATTCTTAAGTCTGGTTATGATTTTTACCTTGTCGGGCATTCCCAGTGCCCTGGCTTATGAAAAAACCGGCCACCGGGTGGTGGGGGAGCTGGCGGAACGTCATCTTACGGATGCGGCGCGGGCGGGCGTCAAAGCCATCCTGGGCAACGCGTCCCTGGCGGAAGTCGCCAACTGGGCGGATGAAATGAAATCCAATCCGGATGACTATTGGCGGAAAGCCAATGTGTTTCATTATATCAATGTACCGGCAGGTCAGACATTTGAAAATACACCGCGCAATCCTGAGGGCGATGTGCTCAGTGCTTATGAGGAATTCGTCGCCACCCTGAAGTCAAAAAATGCCACGCTGGCGGAAAAACAGCATGCCCTGAAGTTTCTCGTCCATATAGTTGGCGATATGCATCAGCCGTTACATTATGGTCATGCCGAGGATCACGGCGGTAACCGGGTGAAGGTTATGTGGTTCGAGGAGGTGACTGATCTGCATTCGACATGGGATATTCATCTGGTCGATAAAGAGAAGCTGTCCTTCACCGAATGGTCCAATTTCCTTGATAAAGCCAGCCCGGACGAAATCGTCGCCTATCAATCCGCCACACCGCTGGATTGGGTGCATGAAGGGCTCAAGCTGCGTGACGAGGTTTATCAGGTTGGTGACCGGAACTTTTCCTGGGGCTATGTCTATAAATATCGCCCGGTGATCCGGCAGCAATTGCTGAAAGGCGGTATGCGTCTGGCCGGCACCCTGAACGCAATTTTCGCGGAATAA
- a CDS encoding GFA family protein translates to MTERNTAKGRCLCGAVAFTAHPAQCHVGACHCKMCRKWGGGPYMEIDCGTDVVFEGTENIALFNSSQWAERGFCRSCGSHLFYHLKETNQHMMQVGLFDDDEAFQFTHQVFVDEKPAYYSFANHTEDMTGAEVFAKFAPPSA, encoded by the coding sequence ATGACAGAACGTAATACAGCCAAGGGCAGATGTTTGTGCGGCGCAGTCGCTTTCACGGCACATCCGGCGCAATGCCATGTCGGGGCCTGCCATTGCAAGATGTGCCGGAAATGGGGCGGCGGTCCTTATATGGAGATTGATTGCGGGACGGATGTTGTGTTTGAGGGGACGGAAAACATCGCCTTGTTCAACTCGTCGCAATGGGCCGAGCGAGGGTTTTGCCGCTCATGCGGCAGCCATCTGTTTTATCACCTCAAAGAGACAAATCAGCATATGATGCAGGTCGGCCTGTTTGACGATGATGAGGCCTTTCAGTTCACGCACCAGGTCTTCGTTGACGAGAAGCCAGCCTATTACAGCTTTGCCAACCATACAGAGGATATGACGGGGGCTGAAGTCTTTGCCAAATTTGCGCCACCGTCGGCGTAA
- a CDS encoding nuclear transport factor 2 family protein, whose translation MTGRTYKVSAIMIVGALLLLVSSGLPARATASEEKAVRAVLDQIFDAMRAGDSGPLKTLILQDAPLNRIMPGKPLHHGDLSKWTAWVDGLQPGQADEQIFDVKINVEGALASAWAPFTIALDGELKSCGVNHFTLVKLDDAWKVSALIDTHTPEKCPTK comes from the coding sequence ATGACGGGACGCACATATAAAGTATCAGCCATTATGATCGTGGGAGCTTTGCTGCTACTGGTCAGTAGCGGCTTGCCGGCGCGGGCAACGGCATCAGAGGAAAAAGCTGTACGTGCAGTATTGGACCAGATTTTTGACGCCATGCGGGCCGGGGACAGTGGGCCGTTGAAAACCCTAATTCTGCAGGATGCACCGCTGAACCGTATCATGCCAGGAAAACCCCTGCATCATGGCGACCTGTCGAAGTGGACAGCCTGGGTTGATGGTCTGCAGCCAGGGCAGGCGGATGAACAGATTTTTGATGTCAAAATCAATGTGGAAGGCGCGCTAGCGTCGGCTTGGGCTCCCTTTACCATAGCATTGGACGGGGAACTGAAATCCTGTGGCGTTAATCACTTTACTCTGGTGAAGCTGGATGACGCCTGGAAGGTATCGGCCTTGATTGACACCCACACCCCGGAAAAATGCCCGACCAAATAG
- the upp gene encoding uracil phosphoribosyltransferase, producing MLNTPEGVTLINHPLIKHKLTIMRKKDTPSFLFRMLLKEISLLMGYEVTRSLPVQQVEVETPITTMQSPKLKGRKMCIFSILRAGEGLAQGLLDLIPSAKVGHVGLYRDPNDLHAVEYYFKSPAHLEERFCLVVDPMLATGNSAITALDRIKRAGARDITFLCLLAAPEGIAALRKAHPDVEIYTAAIDEKLNEKSYIVPGLGDAGDRIFGTL from the coding sequence ATGTTGAATACCCCCGAAGGCGTTACGCTGATCAATCACCCGCTGATTAAACATAAACTGACCATCATGCGGAAAAAAGACACCCCGTCCTTCCTGTTCCGCATGCTCCTGAAAGAAATCAGCCTGCTGATGGGCTATGAAGTCACCCGCAGCCTGCCCGTGCAGCAGGTGGAGGTTGAAACACCGATCACCACCATGCAATCGCCGAAACTAAAGGGCCGCAAGATGTGCATCTTTTCCATCCTGCGGGCAGGCGAAGGCCTGGCGCAGGGCCTGCTGGACCTGATCCCTTCGGCCAAGGTCGGCCATGTCGGCCTGTATCGCGATCCAAATGACCTGCATGCGGTTGAATATTATTTCAAGTCGCCGGCTCATCTGGAGGAACGCTTCTGTCTGGTGGTTGATCCCATGCTCGCCACGGGGAATTCTGCGATTACGGCGCTCGACCGCATCAAGCGCGCCGGCGCCCGCGACATCACCTTCCTTTGTCTGCTTGCCGCCCCGGAAGGCATCGCCGCCCTGCGCAAGGCCCACCCGGATGTGGAAATCTATACCGCCGCCATTGATGAGAAACTCAATGAGAAGAGTTATATCGTTCCCGGACTCGGCGATGCCGGCGACCGCATTTTTGGAACCCTGTAA
- a CDS encoding TetR family transcriptional regulator C-terminal domain-containing protein, with protein sequence MQKKRSRIQIINQQKVLDAATDIFAKYGFRGGTIDQIAEMAGMSKPNLLYYFKTKKEIYLAVLEQTLNKWLQCLQDWQVTGTPEETISNYIDTKLEFSRNHAAGSRVFANEIMEGAPILKTLLGEDLKRLVDEDTKVIKGWVKNGDIRPIDPIHLIFMIWAVTQHYADFETQIETLTGKTLQDEDFYKQAKKTVKQIILGGVLKES encoded by the coding sequence ATGCAAAAAAAACGCTCTCGCATACAGATAATAAATCAGCAGAAGGTCCTCGACGCGGCCACCGACATCTTCGCCAAATATGGTTTTCGCGGCGGCACCATTGACCAGATCGCCGAAATGGCCGGCATGTCCAAGCCAAACCTGCTGTATTACTTCAAAACCAAAAAAGAAATTTACCTCGCGGTTCTTGAGCAAACCCTCAATAAATGGCTGCAATGCCTGCAAGACTGGCAGGTTACAGGCACGCCGGAAGAAACCATCAGCAATTACATTGACACCAAGCTGGAATTTTCCCGCAATCATGCGGCGGGATCGCGGGTGTTCGCCAATGAGATCATGGAAGGCGCCCCGATTCTTAAAACCCTGCTGGGGGAAGACTTGAAACGTCTGGTGGATGAAGATACCAAGGTCATCAAGGGCTGGGTCAAGAATGGCGACATTCGCCCGATCGATCCGATCCATCTGATTTTCATGATCTGGGCCGTAACCCAGCATTACGCGGATTTTGAAACCCAGATTGAAACATTGACCGGCAAAACGCTGCAGGACGAAGATTTTTACAAACAGGCTAAAAAAACAGTCAAACAAATTATTTTGGGCGGAGTTCTAAAAGAGTCCTGA
- the deoA gene encoding thymidine phosphorylase encodes MLVKEIIRKKRDGGELSAQEINSLIEGLADGSVSREQVSAFTMAVYFQSMSITEVSALTKAMISSGVKLDWSTEDLGGPVVDKHSTGGVGDKVSLMLAPMIAACGGYVPMISGRGLGHTGGTLDKMEAIPGYDATPDLDILRRVVKKTGCAIIGQTAELAPADRLIYSVRDVTATVESIALITASILSKKISAGLDALVMDIKVGPGAFMETEAQAEELASSIIRTAGENQVPTHAILTSMDEVLGRTAGNALEVVETLDYLSGRVRDPRLHEVVMSLTSEMLLLTKLAATREEAEAKLEAVLDNGRALEIFAEMVTELGGPADFVEKNDLYLAKARVIKPVYARDAGYVSAIDVRGVGNLIVKLGGGRSVPGQVLDMAVGLGDIARIGEYVDAQTPMAMVYAQSDAEAEQIIADMQNCYQLSEQPQAAPPVIRKLMTA; translated from the coding sequence ATGCTTGTCAAAGAGATTATTCGCAAAAAGCGCGATGGCGGAGAATTATCGGCTCAGGAGATCAACAGTCTCATCGAAGGGCTGGCGGATGGCTCTGTGAGTCGCGAACAGGTTTCGGCCTTCACCATGGCGGTTTACTTCCAGTCGATGAGCATTACCGAGGTCAGCGCCCTGACCAAAGCGATGATCAGCAGTGGCGTCAAACTCGACTGGTCGACGGAAGATCTCGGCGGGCCTGTGGTGGATAAGCATTCCACAGGCGGTGTTGGCGACAAGGTCAGCCTGATGCTGGCGCCGATGATTGCGGCCTGCGGCGGTTACGTGCCGATGATTTCCGGGCGCGGTCTTGGCCATACCGGGGGTACGCTCGACAAGATGGAAGCCATTCCCGGTTATGATGCGACACCGGATCTGGATATTTTGCGGCGGGTGGTGAAGAAAACCGGCTGCGCCATTATTGGTCAAACCGCAGAACTCGCCCCGGCGGACCGGCTGATTTACAGCGTGCGCGACGTGACGGCGACGGTTGAATCCATCGCCCTGATCACCGCCTCGATCCTGTCGAAGAAAATTTCCGCCGGTCTTGACGCCCTGGTGATGGACATCAAGGTGGGGCCGGGCGCCTTTATGGAAACAGAAGCACAAGCCGAGGAACTGGCCAGTTCCATCATCCGGACAGCGGGGGAAAATCAGGTGCCGACCCATGCAATACTGACCTCCATGGATGAGGTGCTGGGCCGTACGGCGGGCAATGCCCTGGAGGTGGTGGAAACGCTCGACTATTTGAGTGGCCGGGTGCGGGATCCGCGGTTGCATGAGGTGGTGATGTCACTGACGTCAGAGATGCTGCTGCTGACTAAACTGGCGGCGACTCGTGAAGAAGCCGAGGCGAAGCTGGAGGCGGTGCTGGATAATGGCCGGGCGCTGGAAATTTTCGCCGAAATGGTTACGGAATTGGGCGGGCCGGCGGATTTTGTCGAGAAAAATGATCTCTATCTTGCCAAGGCGCGGGTGATCAAGCCGGTCTATGCCCGCGATGCCGGGTATGTGTCCGCGATTGATGTCCGCGGGGTTGGCAATCTGATTGTTAAATTAGGTGGCGGAAGATCGGTGCCGGGGCAGGTGCTGGACATGGCCGTGGGATTGGGCGACATTGCCCGGATCGGCGAATATGTCGATGCACAAACTCCGATGGCGATGGTGTATGCCCAGTCGGACGCCGAGGCCGAACAAATTATTGCCGATATGCAGAACTGTTACCAACTGTCGGAACAGCCGCAAGCGGCGCCGCCGGTGATCCGCAAGCTAATGACGGCCTGA
- a CDS encoding phosphoribosyltransferase, producing the protein MDKVYISANDLLDDSFKLAHAILESGFEPDYIVGVWRGGTPIGIAVQEYLDYRGLKSDHIAIRTSSYTGIATRSSTVRVHGLGYIVENINAEDKLLIVDDVFDSGLSVDAIIRDLSEQCRRNMPEDTRVATVYYKPEKRKTERIPDYYIHETNEWLVFPHELHGLTVDEIQKNKSPSIASLLTEDL; encoded by the coding sequence ATGGATAAAGTTTATATCTCGGCAAATGACTTGCTGGATGATTCCTTCAAACTGGCGCATGCCATACTCGAAAGCGGTTTTGAGCCGGATTATATCGTCGGGGTGTGGCGGGGTGGAACACCAATCGGTATCGCCGTACAGGAATACCTTGATTATCGTGGCCTGAAATCGGATCACATCGCCATCCGTACCTCTTCCTATACCGGGATCGCCACCCGGTCCTCGACCGTACGCGTGCACGGCCTTGGCTATATCGTCGAGAACATCAACGCAGAAGACAAACTTCTGATCGTCGATGATGTATTTGATTCCGGCCTTAGTGTTGACGCCATCATCCGCGACCTGTCCGAACAGTGTCGCCGCAACATGCCGGAAGACACCCGTGTCGCCACCGTTTATTACAAACCCGAAAAACGCAAGACAGAACGGATTCCGGATTATTACATTCATGAAACCAATGAATGGCTGGTCTTCCCCCATGAATTGCACGGCCTGACAGTCGACGAAATTCAGAAGAACAAATCGCCCAGCATTGCCTCTCTTCTGACCGAAGACCTTTAA
- a CDS encoding carbohydrate kinase family protein, which produces MPALRHPTKKALSIGSVMIDIITVIADNDIELMTLHNQTSSYLMLEQGRKIESESIDDYVGGGGANTAVCMGRLGMEMDILALIKEDLNGKKIRRRLEEENIGLTHLQILTQVGSGVAVHVSSHDRNAAIFTHRGANCCLDADMVKAIKFTPYELVYITNLSNESADQFPLIVSRAQEADCFIASNPGIRQLTRRSEDFLSCLPAINLLSINKVECEALIPHLVSSHQPKALHPTIAAADPDSLPPLLVNGFHFAGFSMGLLAAMKILAAQGPDYVVITDGSKGAYLLKDDILYYCPPMEVVMRGSAGAGDSFSSTLASLISAGNAPDVSLYAASLNAVSVISEVDTQTGLLTFDQLSQAVARDLGQKTITQQITQWDVS; this is translated from the coding sequence ATGCCAGCCTTACGTCACCCAACAAAAAAAGCTCTCTCTATCGGCAGTGTAATGATTGATATTATTACGGTTATCGCCGACAATGACATCGAACTGATGACCCTGCACAATCAGACCTCTTCTTATCTGATGTTGGAACAAGGCCGTAAAATCGAATCCGAGAGCATCGATGATTATGTCGGCGGCGGCGGGGCAAATACGGCCGTCTGTATGGGCCGACTGGGCATGGAAATGGATATACTGGCCCTGATCAAGGAAGACCTGAACGGCAAGAAAATCCGGCGGCGGTTGGAAGAAGAGAATATCGGCCTTACCCATCTGCAAATTCTTACTCAGGTCGGCAGCGGCGTGGCGGTGCATGTCTCGTCTCATGACCGCAATGCCGCAATTTTCACCCATCGTGGGGCCAATTGTTGCCTGGACGCGGACATGGTCAAAGCCATCAAGTTCACGCCTTACGAGCTGGTTTATATCACCAACCTGAGCAACGAATCCGCCGACCAGTTTCCCCTGATCGTCAGCCGCGCCCAAGAGGCCGATTGTTTCATCGCCTCTAACCCCGGCATCCGCCAACTGACCCGGCGTAGCGAAGACTTCCTCAGCTGCCTGCCCGCGATCAATCTGCTGTCCATCAATAAAGTGGAATGTGAGGCCCTGATCCCTCACCTTGTTTCAAGCCATCAGCCAAAAGCCTTGCATCCCACCATCGCCGCAGCAGACCCCGACAGCTTGCCCCCGTTACTGGTGAATGGATTTCATTTCGCTGGATTTTCAATGGGCCTGCTTGCCGCCATGAAGATTCTTGCCGCCCAAGGTCCGGACTATGTCGTGATTACAGACGGCAGCAAGGGGGCTTATTTGCTCAAGGATGACATACTCTATTACTGCCCACCGATGGAAGTGGTGATGAGAGGCTCCGCCGGCGCCGGTGACAGTTTTTCCTCGACACTTGCCAGCCTGATTTCCGCCGGCAACGCCCCTGATGTCTCGCTGTATGCCGCTTCTCTCAATGCGGTTTCTGTGATCTCCGAAGTGGATACCCAGACCGGCCTGTTAACCTTTGACCAGCTTTCACAGGCGGTTGCCCGGGACCTTGGACAAAAAACCATAACCCAACAAATTACCCAGTGGGATGTGTCATAG
- a CDS encoding purine-nucleoside phosphorylase, whose amino-acid sequence MTAQEVERSVSAIQSAYSGDFPRTALILGSGLGKFGDNMEIDTIISYDQIPDFPQPTVEGHAGRLLIGKVGRTPVVCMQGRMHLYEGHPAAQLAISIRTFKRLGVENLIITNAAGSLHMDMPAGSIMRIDDHVNMSGSNPLIGLNDDNFGPRFFDMTEAYDPGMKDRIASAADALDIKLFNGTYVQLAGPNFETPAEIRMLGKMGIDAVGMSTVQECLVARHCGIKVAGLSLITNLGAGLSPHALSHDETLSEAEKAYGDISKLLIHFLDQLSD is encoded by the coding sequence ATGACTGCACAAGAAGTCGAAAGAAGCGTATCCGCCATCCAATCAGCCTACTCGGGCGACTTCCCCAGGACCGCCCTGATATTGGGCAGCGGTTTGGGAAAATTCGGCGATAATATGGAAATAGACACCATTATTTCCTATGACCAGATTCCCGACTTCCCCCAACCGACCGTCGAAGGTCATGCCGGGCGCTTGCTGATCGGCAAGGTCGGACGAACGCCAGTGGTCTGCATGCAGGGTCGAATGCATTTGTATGAAGGCCATCCCGCCGCACAGCTCGCCATTTCAATCCGCACCTTCAAGCGGCTCGGCGTTGAAAATCTGATCATCACCAATGCCGCCGGCAGCCTGCATATGGATATGCCCGCCGGGTCCATCATGCGCATCGACGATCACGTGAACATGTCAGGCAGCAATCCTTTGATCGGGCTTAATGATGACAATTTTGGCCCCCGTTTCTTTGACATGACCGAAGCCTACGATCCCGGCATGAAAGACCGGATAGCCAGCGCCGCGGATGCTCTTGATATCAAACTGTTCAACGGCACCTATGTTCAGCTCGCGGGACCGAATTTCGAGACCCCGGCTGAAATTCGCATGCTGGGCAAGATGGGCATTGACGCCGTCGGCATGTCGACGGTGCAGGAATGTCTGGTGGCGCGCCATTGCGGCATCAAGGTCGCCGGTCTGTCTCTGATTACCAACCTCGGCGCCGGCCTGTCGCCGCACGCTCTCTCCCATGACGAAACATTGAGCGAAGCCGAAAAAGCCTATGGCGACATCAGTAAGTTACTGATACATTTCCTGGACCAGCTTTCGGATTAA